The Eubacterium maltosivorans genome includes the window ACATTGAGCGCTGTATTTTATTTCTGACGCATTTAAACCCGGATATGGTCGTTCAGCGCATTATTGGCCGGGCGCCGGAGGCGGACAGCATCATCACCAACTGGAACACCAGCTGGTGGAAGATCAAAGAAAGTCTGGAGGAGCGTATGCGCTGTGAGGGCGTGTGGCAGGGTAAAAATTTTCATGAAAAACAGGAAATAATACGTGCAAAATGGCGCCCGTTATTGTAAAATAGATTAGATAACAGACTGCCGGGAAATCCGTTTTTCCGGCAGTCTGTTATGAAGTAGTGAAACCAGAGGTGATTGTATTGAGTACACAATACTGGCAGGAGTTTCTCATTCCCTACCGGCAGGCGGTGGATGAGCTGGTCCTGAAATTTAACAGCCTGAAAAACCAATCGATGACGCTGGGAGAGAATTCACCCATTGAGTCGGTTCGAGGTAGGGTGAAAACCGTTTCAAGTATTCTTGAAAAAATCAATAAATACGGCTTTGACGTCGAAGATCTCGAGACAAATATTAAAGATATTGCCGGCATCCGCATTATCTGCCAGTTTGTGGAGGACATTTATGAGGTGGTCGATATTATCCATGAGCGCGACGGGAAGGATATGCACATTGTGGATGTCAAAAACTATATGGAGGGTGAGGACCAGTCCAGTCTGAAATCGGGCAGGGGAACGCCCAAGGAGAGCGGCTACCAGAGCTATCACCTGATCATCCGCTATCCGGTTTTCTGTGCCCTGGGTTACAGAGAAATCTATGCTGAGATTCAGGTTCGCACTCTGGCCATGAATTTCTGGTCCATCATCGAGCACTCCCTCAGCTATAAGTACAAGGAAAAACTGCCGGAAGCCCTGAAGACCCGGCTTCACAATACTGCTGATTCTGTCATCGGGCTGGATCAGGAGATGTCTGCTATCCGCGACGAGATTCAGCAGGCCCAGAAGCTGTTCAAGATGAAGTCAAGCACAGTTAACAGCATTCTCGACAATATCGACAATTTATACAAACTCGACCAGGCCGACAAGGCCGTTGCCTATGAGCGCGATTTCGAGGAGCTCTCCGAGCAGGAAGATCTGATCCAGCTCATCCTGTTGAAAAAAGAACTGGAATCCGAAATCAGCCGGATTAAGGAGGAAGCCTGAAAAATAGTTTATAATTGATAGTTGACAGTTGATAGTTTATGAACGCTTTTGCTAACGTAAAAGCGATTAGAAATCAAATCTGCCAGTGGCAGATTTGTACCATAACTATCCACTATGCACTATCAACTTTCAACTTAACAGGCCTCTTCTTAACGCTTTGTCCCTTCACGATAACATTTGTCTTCCACCTGATTGTCAGAGACAATCAGCAGATCTGTAGCATTTAATGTTAAAACCATCCATAATTTGGTATAATAGTTTGATAGAAAATGCTATAATGAATAAACCGAAATGATAATAATTCAGCAAGGTATCAATACTAAGGAGCGAATCAATATGACAAGACTATTAAGATTGGAAAAAGGTAATGAGGATGCCCTGAAGGGTGAAAACTCTGAGATCATTAACGGCGTGGCCTATGAAAAACCAGAGCTTGATGAAGCGCATAAGGATATCGTACGCTATCTGCACGCCGCTTCCAGCAGGTATGTGCTGACCCACAGGCCGCTGGACAAGCTGGCTATGCCCCACGACCCGCTCGTGATCGACGCGGAAGTGCTGCCGAACACTATTTTAAGGCCGGAGATCGCCATGCAGATTAAGGATGAGAGCTTTCCAGCTTGGGTGGTAGAGATCGCGTCCAAAGAAAACATGGAAGTCGCTTATCTTGAAAAAATGAACATTTATATGGCTGCCGGTGTAAAAGAATACTGGGTGATCGACCCGGTTAAGCAGGTGATCCTTTCCTATAATTTTGTGAAAAACCCGTGGATTCCGGTCATCTATGACAGCCCTCAGCGGATTAAGGTGACCGTTTATAAGGATTATTTTATTTCTTATTCGGAAATATTTAAGGATCGTTCCGAGGAAGAATAAAGGGCTGCTAATTCATTAATTTTTATTAAGTTTCCTGAAAACAGTATCCGTTTTTCAGAAAAATTGATATAATATAAAATAATGCGTACAGTATGGATAAATTAAGGAGTTTGCAAATGGCGGCTGAAGAAAAAAAGGATGCACTGGTCACTTATACGATGGATGAATGGGTCGAAATCTACAGTGAAGCAGTCATAGGATTATATAAAAGATTACTGGATTATGCCTGTGTGGTCTATGATCCGGAAAGTAAAAGCTACAGCTATTTCTGGCGGTTAGTCAATTCTGCCTACTATCTTGATGGTCAGGTCATCGGCCATAACCTGGATGAGATGATTGGATGCCAGTGGGACAATGAAAAAATTCTGGAGACCTTGGAAAATGACTACAAGACACTCTGCGTTATCTTTAAGGATCGTTATGTCGATGTGCTCAGAGCAAGCTTTCAGAATGAACTAAATGCAGAAGCCATTCACTATAATACCCTGCCGGACCCCAAAGACCGGGAGGGCTTTGAGAAGCTGCTTTTCAGCCATGGCGCAAAGGTGTTTAAAAATGTATCGGATTTGGCCGCGAGCGGCGATATCTCTGCCCAGGTGCTGCTTGGAAAAATGTACTTTCTGGGCTGGGGCACAAAGGTGGGTGCAGAAGAAGGCCTGTATTGGTTCAAAAAGGCGACGGAATCTGGAAACGGCGCGGCGTTCTTTTATGCCGGCATGGCCCATGAGTATATGACCTGTTCGGAAACCGGCGTCAACCTCAACGCCGAGTCCTGCGAGCTTTACCACGAAGCCATGAATGCTGGGTTTACCGAGGCCGCCTATGCGCTTTACCGTTATTACGGCCGTTATGTCAGCGGAAAAACAGGTATGTTCCGCGCCAAAAAATGGTTAAATAAGGGCATTGAGCTGGGCAGTGTTTACTGCCAGTACGAAATCTGCCAGGCGCCCGAGGATCGTTTTGCCACCAATAATGTAAAGACCGTGGTGGACTGGGTGAAGGCCGCGGCGCATTTTGGCGTTCCGGACGCCCTTGAGCTGTTGGGCGATCTCTATCTTCAGGGGCATGCGGGACTGAAGGTCGACTTTGAAAAGGCTGAATCCCTCATGGAAAAGGCTGTCAGCCAGTGATTGCAAGATATAGGGAAAATAAAATATAGTCAGTAAAAAAACACAATATATAGAGGTGTACGTCGTTTTAGCGTATACCTCTTTTTCGTAGAAAAATGGGTATAAGTATAAGCGCAGCAGAAATTTTATTTAACAGGAGTTGGAAAATGACAAAACAGAGAAGAATCAACTTTCAGAAGGTTAGCTCAGTGCTGGTGATCCTGTTTGGCGTCGTGATGGTTCTGGCAGCTTTTCTTGAGTTTGGCGGGTTTACCATCATGCGGATGGCAGTGAACGATGTGGAGCTTGGCGCGCGTCAGATTTCTGAGCTTCTGGCGACCATGGGGGTTTTCAGCCTTGTTCTGGCTGTTGCCAGTATTGTTGCCGGTATCATGGGCTTTCGAAATGCGGCCCTTGGGAAGGAGAAGTTGAGACGCTGCGGGAGGATCGGGTTTGGAATCCTTGTAGTGCTGGTCATGTATTACGCCTTTTTATTTGTGGTGGATACCTTGGACGCCTCTGATTTTGTGGTGGCTGCTCTTCCGGTGCTTTATACGATCAGTGTTGTCTTAAATGAGAAGGAGACGATCCAGGAAGGAGAAACACGGGCATGAGCATGACCTTTAATAACCGGAACCAGATGATCAATGTCGCTGTGGGTATTACCTTTGCTCTGTCACTGGTGCTGCTGGTATTCAGTTTTATCCCGAACCCGGCCCTCGAGCAGGTTGTCAGCAATGTGATCAACAGCCGCAAGCTGGTCCAGAGAGTCCTGGCTGTGGTGCTTCTGGTAACCACCTACAACCTGTACAAGAGAAAGCGGGTGGCATGGATCGTGACTGTTGCCCTGCTCGGCATTAACATGGCAGGCCACCTTTTCCGGGCACACCATGCGGTGGGGGTTCTCATCATTTTCCTTGAGGCGCTGGTGCTGGTGGTGCTGCTGATTTTTGCCAGAGATTTTAACCGGGCGTCGGACAAAAAGGCGCTGGGGGTTGGCATTATTTTCGTTCTTATGGGGCTGTACGCTATCTTTTTAAGCGCGTCCTCCATCTATTTTGACGATACCAATATCTTTGACCCGTCAGGCGGCCTGAGCTTTGGACAGTGCCTGCTCCAGACCTTTCAGGTAATCTTTGTTGCAGGCAGCGTGAAGGACGCCGGTGTGGCTACGCACCCGGAATTTAACACTTTTGTTTTCTGGTTCAGCTGGGTGTGTATCATTGTCGCGCTTGGCTTTGCGGTTAAGCCCTTTCTGGAAAAAAGAGGAACTACCAGCAGTGGGCTTGAGCACGCCAGACGGCTGGTTCAGAAGTATGGACAGAATCCGCTTTCATACCTGACGCTGGAGGATGACAAGACCCTGTATTTCGGGAAGAATGTAGACGGTGTTGTGGCCTACGGCGTTGTGGACGATGTGGTGGTCGTGGGCGGCGACCCCATCTGTGCCGACGCCGACTTTCCTGCGCTGCTTGAGGAGTTCAGAGACTTCTGTAAAAACAGTGCTTTCAGCCTGGTTTTTATGGGCATCACCGACTGCTATCTTGAGGACTATAAAAGGCTCGGCTTCGGTGCCATCAAATGCGGTGAGGAGGCTCGGTTCGACCTGACCGAATTTACCATGCAGGGCGGAAAAATTGCCAAGGTGCGGGCCAATGTGAACAAGGCCACCAAGGCAGGCGTGACCGTGCACGAGTACAGGCCCCTCGAAAAAAGGGACGAGGCCATCGAGCAGGCCATCGACGCTGTTTCGAATGACTGGCTCAAAGGCAAAAACAGCGGGGAGCTGTCCTTTACTCTGGGCGGCGTGGGCCTGGATAACCCCATGGACAAGCGCTATTTTTACGCCGAGAATGCCGAGGGAAAGCTGGTCGGCTTTATCGTTTTTGTACCCTTTGCGGGCATGGACGGCTATTACGCAGACGTCACGAGAAGGACAGAGGACGCGCCCCGGGGCGTCAATGAGATCATTATGGTCGAGGCCTTTCAGAAATTTAAGGACGAGGGAATTCACTGGGCGACCATGGGCCTGGCGCCCCTGGCCAACCTGTCCGAGGAGGGAAAGCCAGACAGCACCACCACCAGGCTGCTGGAATTTGTCTACGAAAACCTCAACGAGGTCTATGGATTCAAGGAGCTTTACCGGGCAAAGGTCAAGTACAATCCCTTCTGGGTGCCAGGCTATTTTGCCTTTATGCCCAGAATCATGACGCCTAAGATGGCCTACGCCATCATAAAAATCCAGAATCCCCAGGGCGTTATCGACTATGCCCGGTCCTTTGTCCAGGGAAAGATGAAAAAAGATAAGCCAAATGAAGGATAACAGAGGCCAGGTGTGGAACCGGGGCGCAGGCATCCATTACGAGACCGTGGGGGACGGGATGCCGCTTATCATGCTCCACGGCAACGGCGGCGACAAGGAGGATTTCAGAGGATTGATTGACTATTTTCTGCCACGTTATCAGATCGTTCTGATCGACAGCCGGGGCCACGGCCGTTCCGACACCGGCCCCTTAAGGCTGACCACGGGCCTGATGGCAGAGGATGTGCTGGCTGTGATGGATCGGCTGTGCCTGCCCTCTGCCGTTGTCCTCGGCTTCAGCGACGGTGCCAATATCGCTCTGGAGCTGGCTGTCCAGTCGCCGCACCGGGTGCGGGCTGTCATTGCAGTCAGCGGAAATGTCCATCCAAGGGGAATGCGCGCCCTGCCTTACCTGTTCATCAGGCTTCAGTACCGACTCTGGAGCTTCCTTGAAAAGCTGGGCATCCCGGTGGGGAGCCGCACGCAGCGGTACGGACTCATGGGCTGGTCACCGCGGCTTTCTGAGGAGGAGCTGAGCCGGATCGACAGCCCTGTGCTTCTGCTGGCGGGAACAAAGGACCTTATCCGCACCGGCCATACCCAGCAGATGGCAGCGTGGATTCCCGGCGCCAGTCTGGTGCTTTTTGAGGGCGCGCACCACCGTTCGCTGTTTAAGAAAACGGACAGCTACATCCGGCAGATACGCAGCTTTTTAAAGGAATATGACCTGTGAGAAGGGTGTTTTGCAGAAAATGGAAAAAAAGCGTAAAATTTTAAAAATTGTCCAGTTTACAGCGGTGGCGCTTGCCCTGCTGGCCACAGTGCTTTTGATCAGCCGCGCGATCGCCATGCGGGCGGTTTATGACCGTGCGGTTAAGAACAACGCGGTCAGCCGGCTAGAGACACTGGAACTGGACGGTGAAGAGCAGAGCGTGCTCGTCGAGGGAAAAAGGGAGGACCTGCCGGTACTCATCATGCTGCACGGCGGTCCTCAGTCCCCCATTATTTACGGCACTGGCTACCGGGGCGACACACCAGAGCTCACAGAGCACTTTCTGGTCGTGTACTGGGACTGCTGGGGCTGCGGGAAAAATTTTACAGACGATACAGAGTCGGTGACACTTGAGCGCCAGGTCGCCATGACCTGCGACCTGGTGAGGGCCATGAAAGCACAGTATCCCGGCCGCAAAATTTATCTGTTCGGCTACTCCAACGGAACGATTTTGACGGTTTCTGCCGCCCAGACCGTAGGCGGCGACCTGGCGGGAATCATTAATCTTGGGCCCATCACCAGTCTGAAGGACGCGCAGGAGATGGCTTTTCAGGCGCTAAAAACAGAGGATATGTCTTATTGGGACAGAAGAGTGCTCGAGGAGAGCTATGAACGCAACGATCTCGAGGGCTTTTCAAAGCTTGAGGAGATGGTGACCCTCAAAACCAGCCGGATGTTTTACTGGAAGGATCTGTCTGCCAACACACGGCTCATGGGCTACTTTGTACGCGTGTTCTACAGCCCGGATTTCAGCCTGGCAGATATCTACCACGCTTATTACGCGTCCATCTTCGGGGGCTCCCGCTTCACAACGCTCCGACAGCAGATCTACGAGGCCGATGAAAAGCAGGCCATGGAAAACCTGGAGGTACCCATGTTGATTTTGCAGGCCGAGGGCGATATCTACGGTCCAGCGGATTTTTTCAGACATCTGGCCGCCCAA containing:
- a CDS encoding GTP pyrophosphokinase, giving the protein MSTQYWQEFLIPYRQAVDELVLKFNSLKNQSMTLGENSPIESVRGRVKTVSSILEKINKYGFDVEDLETNIKDIAGIRIICQFVEDIYEVVDIIHERDGKDMHIVDVKNYMEGEDQSSLKSGRGTPKESGYQSYHLIIRYPVFCALGYREIYAEIQVRTLAMNFWSIIEHSLSYKYKEKLPEALKTRLHNTADSVIGLDQEMSAIRDEIQQAQKLFKMKSSTVNSILDNIDNLYKLDQADKAVAYERDFEELSEQEDLIQLILLKKELESEISRIKEEA
- a CDS encoding Uma2 family endonuclease: MTRLLRLEKGNEDALKGENSEIINGVAYEKPELDEAHKDIVRYLHAASSRYVLTHRPLDKLAMPHDPLVIDAEVLPNTILRPEIAMQIKDESFPAWVVEIASKENMEVAYLEKMNIYMAAGVKEYWVIDPVKQVILSYNFVKNPWIPVIYDSPQRIKVTVYKDYFISYSEIFKDRSEEE
- a CDS encoding tetratricopeptide repeat protein, coding for MAAEEKKDALVTYTMDEWVEIYSEAVIGLYKRLLDYACVVYDPESKSYSYFWRLVNSAYYLDGQVIGHNLDEMIGCQWDNEKILETLENDYKTLCVIFKDRYVDVLRASFQNELNAEAIHYNTLPDPKDREGFEKLLFSHGAKVFKNVSDLAASGDISAQVLLGKMYFLGWGTKVGAEEGLYWFKKATESGNGAAFFYAGMAHEYMTCSETGVNLNAESCELYHEAMNAGFTEAAYALYRYYGRYVSGKTGMFRAKKWLNKGIELGSVYCQYEICQAPEDRFATNNVKTVVDWVKAAAHFGVPDALELLGDLYLQGHAGLKVDFEKAESLMEKAVSQ
- a CDS encoding bifunctional lysylphosphatidylglycerol flippase/synthetase MprF, with the translated sequence MSMTFNNRNQMINVAVGITFALSLVLLVFSFIPNPALEQVVSNVINSRKLVQRVLAVVLLVTTYNLYKRKRVAWIVTVALLGINMAGHLFRAHHAVGVLIIFLEALVLVVLLIFARDFNRASDKKALGVGIIFVLMGLYAIFLSASSIYFDDTNIFDPSGGLSFGQCLLQTFQVIFVAGSVKDAGVATHPEFNTFVFWFSWVCIIVALGFAVKPFLEKRGTTSSGLEHARRLVQKYGQNPLSYLTLEDDKTLYFGKNVDGVVAYGVVDDVVVVGGDPICADADFPALLEEFRDFCKNSAFSLVFMGITDCYLEDYKRLGFGAIKCGEEARFDLTEFTMQGGKIAKVRANVNKATKAGVTVHEYRPLEKRDEAIEQAIDAVSNDWLKGKNSGELSFTLGGVGLDNPMDKRYFYAENAEGKLVGFIVFVPFAGMDGYYADVTRRTEDAPRGVNEIIMVEAFQKFKDEGIHWATMGLAPLANLSEEGKPDSTTTRLLEFVYENLNEVYGFKELYRAKVKYNPFWVPGYFAFMPRIMTPKMAYAIIKIQNPQGVIDYARSFVQGKMKKDKPNEG
- a CDS encoding alpha/beta fold hydrolase → MKDNRGQVWNRGAGIHYETVGDGMPLIMLHGNGGDKEDFRGLIDYFLPRYQIVLIDSRGHGRSDTGPLRLTTGLMAEDVLAVMDRLCLPSAVVLGFSDGANIALELAVQSPHRVRAVIAVSGNVHPRGMRALPYLFIRLQYRLWSFLEKLGIPVGSRTQRYGLMGWSPRLSEEELSRIDSPVLLLAGTKDLIRTGHTQQMAAWIPGASLVLFEGAHHRSLFKKTDSYIRQIRSFLKEYDL
- a CDS encoding alpha/beta fold hydrolase, whose protein sequence is MEKKRKILKIVQFTAVALALLATVLLISRAIAMRAVYDRAVKNNAVSRLETLELDGEEQSVLVEGKREDLPVLIMLHGGPQSPIIYGTGYRGDTPELTEHFLVVYWDCWGCGKNFTDDTESVTLERQVAMTCDLVRAMKAQYPGRKIYLFGYSNGTILTVSAAQTVGGDLAGIINLGPITSLKDAQEMAFQALKTEDMSYWDRRVLEESYERNDLEGFSKLEEMVTLKTSRMFYWKDLSANTRLMGYFVRVFYSPDFSLADIYHAYYASIFGGSRFTTLRQQIYEADEKQAMENLEVPMLILQAEGDIYGPADFFRHLAAQKDNVTFIQIPESAHLPTNAGFETVNCAVVDFAK